AGTTGAGTATTGACTATCAGATTAAGCGTACAAGATCTGTAGTTTAACTTCGTAGCTCGTGTCCTCGCGGAGATACTGAGTGCCCAGGATGCAAGCTGCCTGTTATTAGACAGCTGTGCCTGTTATTTGATTACCAAATAAGTTGAGTTTAGTTGTGACTACTTTGTCTATCTGCAGTGGGTTCAATGTGATAAATGTAAAGCTTGGCAACATGAAATATGTGCCCTGTTTAATGGACGGAGGAATGATGGAAAGCAGCAAAAATACACTTGCGACGAATGCTACATAGGTGAGGTCGAAAGAGGAGAAAGAAACCCGTCACCACAAACTCTTGGTGCAAAAGATCTACCCAAAACAAGATTGAGTGATCACATAGAGATGCGGCTTTTCAAGTGTTTAACGCAGGATAAACAAGAAAGGGCTCAGTTAAACGGGAAGAGTATTGATGAGGTAATTATTTTTAGTTATAGTACGCGTTTGTGTTTAGCGTTAGATATAGAACTTCATTTCTGTTACTGCCAGTACCATCTGAAAACTAATTCTCGTCGGTGTTCCAGATCCCCGGAGCAGAATCACTTACTGTCAGAGTTGTGTCTTCTGTTGACAAAATGTTGGAAGTGAATCAGCGTTTTCTGGAAATATTTCAAGAAGAGAATTATCCTTTAGAATTTCCTTACAAATCCAAGGTATTTTGACTTTCTCTTCAGTAATCATAAATTTATGCTTTTTTGGGGGGCAACCCACAATTAAGACTACTACTGTTGGTGGACTCAACTGCCTCTAAGGGTCCAAGATTTGATTCGCTGGGAAATGTTTCCTCCAGATAATTCTGTTGTTTCAAGAGATTGAAGGAGTAGAAGTGTGTCTTTTTGGCATACAAGTTCAAGAATATGGCTCTGAATGCCAGCACCCAAATGAGCGTGCAGTGTATATTTCACATCTGGATTCTGTCAAATACTTCAAACCTGAAATAAGAACTGTTAGTGGGGAGGCTCTTCGTACATTTGTATATCATGAAATTCTGGTAATAATCATTTAAATTTCCAGTTTTGCTGTTTGTATTTTCATTTTGCTGCTCGCCATGTAGATAATCCTCAACACTCGGCATTTCTAAAATGCACATAATAATATGGTgtcattcctttttcttttttacgtGTCTTCTAGATAGGATACCTTGAGTTTTGCAAGCTACGAGGATTCACGAGATGCTATATATGGGCGTGCCCTCCCTTGAAGGATGATGACTGTATCTTTCATTGCCATCCGGAAATTCAGAAGACACCTAATTCTGAGAAACTCAGGGAGTGGTGAGCTTGATTGCACGCTACTTATGCTGTTCAAAAGAACTGCTGGCGTAATAGTCCCACTTCCTCACTAATGCCTCTTTGGAATGTGCATTGGATTCTCTCTTATTCAGGTTTCTAGCAATGCTACGAAAAGCTTCAAAGGAAAACATTGTGATTGAGCTCACTAATATATATGAGCAATTCTTTATCTCTACTGGAGAAAGTAAGGCCAAGCTAACTGCTTCTCGGTTGCCTTACTTCGATGGTGATTTTTGGCCTGGTGCTGCCGGAGACATAATCAATCAACACCATCAAGAAGAGGCCGAGAGAAGAACACTACGAAACAAAGGGAATACCCAAAAGATTATGACAAAAAAGGTTTTAAAAGCTTCTGCTCAAGCTTATACTCTTGCAAATGCTGCAAAAGATCTTCTTTTAATGCAAAAGGTAATTTTTTAGAAATTAGGGTGAAGTCATCGTCGGTGGAAGTTGCTACAAATTTCAGCATGATAGGACCTCAGCTGCACATAacaatttattttcttcttcttgagaaTCGTTTTAGTTCTAAGTCTATTATCATTTTTTTCACAGCTTGGTGAGACCATATGCCCGAAAGAAGATTTTATCATGGTACACCTGCAACATTCATGCAACCATTGTGGTAAACTAATGGTATCTGGATACCGTTGGGTTTGTATCAGTTGCAATAAATTTCAGCTTTGTGACAAGTAAGCAATTCCTATATCTGCAAATATTTTATATTTAGCAATTCTCATTCCGGTAGCATAAACATGCTAAACTCGGCATCTCCTTTTAAAAAGCCCTCACACTTCATTGCAGGTGCTATGGTGTAGAGAAAAAACTAGAGGACAAAGATAAGCATCCTATCAGTAGTAACGATAAACATGTTTTTCATCCGGTAAGTGCGTGCTGGAgtaaatttttttaaattttttttataattaacaCAAACCTGTCTTTAATTCGAGAATTCGCTGATCAGGTTGAAGTAAGGGATGTAGCAGAAAATACTGAGGACAAGGATGAGATTCAGCATAGTGAATTCCTTGACACTAGACAATCATTTTTATCTCTATGTCGAGAAAACCATTATCAGTTCAATACACTGCGAAGAGCAAAGCATTCGTCAATGATGGTTTTATATCATCTTCATAATCCAACTTCCTTTGCTTTTGGTAGTACATGCAACGTATGCCAGCAATACACTGAAGCAGGTCAAATATGGAGGTGTGGAATCTGCCGTGACTACGATGTATGCAATTCTTGTTTCCAGATGGATGGCGGTGTTAATCATCCTCATAAGTTAACAATCCATCCATCAACTGCTCATGGCGATGCACAGACTTTAGGAGCTCGGAAAATTCGAGTTTTGCAGGTATATGGATTCTCTTACCTGTATGTTTTATTGAGTCTGCAGAGTATATAACTTCTAACATGGTATTACGATCTGTACTGCAGTTTGAAAACATGCTTGATCTTCTGGTCCACGCGTCTCAATGTAGACATAAGCAATGCTTGTACCTCGACTGCCGTAAGGTTAAAGGGATATTTCGCCATGGTATACAATGCAAAGTTCGTGCTTATGGAGGTTGTATTCGTTGTAAAAAAATGTGGTGTCTCATTCAAGTTCACGCTAGAGCATGCAAAGAATCAGAGTGCCATGTGATGCGTTGTAGGTGAGTAGTCTTTCAAGCTTACATCTCTTACATAAGATGATGTCTATTCAGACATTTATGTGTTCCTTTCGTCTTGTCTTCAGGGACTTGAAAGAACATTTGAAGAGGTTGCAAGAACAATCTGATACTCGGCGTAGAGCATCCGTGATGGAGATGATTAGGAAAAAAGCCGCAGAGGCGACTGTGCTGAACAAAATGGATAACATCTCCGTAGGAGAAGCTGTGCTGGATAAAATGGAAGAAGACTACTACTACGTTGCAGGCGTTGTGGTGGAGAAAATGGGCCACCTCTCTGTAGGGGAGGCTGTGCTGGATAAGATGGATGAACACCACTCCACGGATGATGAGTGGATATGTGTATAAAAAGATAGAGTGAATGGTGCCAGGACAGGACTCCACCATTATTAGTAAAAACCATTCCTGGAACTGCTGATGGGGAAGCTTCCAGAACCAATTTGATTTTGCTATATGCTTTTGTTATAGGAATCCATTCGGTATTAATTAGCAAATCTTTACATGCCAAAGATGATCTTTATTTCTATATGCTAAAACTCCTTATAGTATCTatcttttttccaaaaaaaaaaaaaaagacggagTAACTCTGATGAAAGTACTATAACAAGGTGTTTcgatccaaaaaaaaattccatataAACTAAACGGAGCATAGAGCCACAGACAAACTTTTATTAAAAGAATGAGCTACCATCATACTGATGTTACTGTAATATCTGGGTAAAATCATTGGATGACGATACCTGAGTTTGAAACTCGTCACACCAAAATTCTTTACCATTTAAAAAGAATAACATGACCATCACTTAGAATTTTACCGTGGTTAATTTTCCAAATTTACCACTTGGGTGCATGAACCATCACTTAGAATTTTACCGTGGTTAATTTTTCCAGATCAACCACTAGGGTTTTCCCGTTCTCCTATAAGATAGGAAACAACCTTTTTAAAATAATAGATATTGCTTCCCTATATATCATTAACAAGGTCTTTCATGCGGCGCAATTTGCGCGGGCTATTTGATCAGTTGATTTCTTAGTAAGGTCTTACATCGAGATTTATATACGGGTAACTTGAACATCAACATAGAAGGTACATGTAACATAAAGATAAAGTAGAAGAAATTGGCCAATTATCAACGGAGTTCTAAATGGTCAGAGTTCCTCTTTACATAGTGTTGAACCGGTCCTACTCGGAGTGCTGATGATCAGCACGATAGATAACATAACCACCATTGGGCAGAACTAAACATTGAGAAACATATAAACTTGTATTGAAAAGAGATAACTCTTACAAAAGCTATGATTGCTTATTTAATACAATCAATGTTGTAGTGTTATTACACACAAACTTCACACACACTCACAATACCAATATAGGTCAAGTCAACTAAGACTGACTTGACTAAAATACAAATACAGGACACATTTATCTAATACTGTTCAGGGATAGACAGAACAGTTTGTCACAAATACATAACACATTTATCTAATAAGTTGAAGAAAGAAACACTGAAGCAGAGAACACTGAAGTAGGAGCTAAGCAGGAGACAGTGAAGTAAAACAGCTAAGCAGCTATCCTAACAACTGTAACAGCAACCTTGAGAAAGTTGGATGACACAATCCCTTTGTGAATAAATCTGCCAACTGATCTTCAGAAGCAACATGATGTGACTGAATAAAACCATCATCCACAAGCTCTTTGACAGAATGATATTGTAGTTCTATATGTTTTGTCCTGGCATGAAAGATTGGGTTAGAAGATAAAGCAATAGCACTGGTGTTATCACAATAAATCTTAGCAGAATACTGTAAGGAATATGTAACTCAGTTAATAAAGAAGAAAGCCACTTAAGCTCAGCTGAGGCCACAGACAAGCACTTATACTCAGCTTCAGTTAAGGATTTTGAAATAGTTGGTTGTTTCTTAGAAGACCAAGATATCAAACTAGACCCAAGAAAAACTGCATATGCTGATGTATATCTCCTTGTATCAGGACAGCCTGCCCAATCTGAATTTGTATATGCTCTCAAGTTTTGCAAATCACCCTTTCTTAATGTAATACATAATCCAATGGTTCCCTTTAAGTATCTCAAGATTCTCTTAACAAGTTGTAAATGTATATCTGCGGGTGCATGCATAAACTGGGACACATAATGAAAACCAAAACAGATATCTGGTCTTGTAACAGTTAACAGGGACGGAGCTATGTGCATCCTAGGGGTGTCCCCCGCCCCCCTGTTTTTTGTTAATTCATTAGACATcccttgatgtttttgttatttggAGAAAAAATCCTTCAATAAGCCCCCCTAAAAATATATGTTTTATACATTAGCCTCCCCTGTGAAAGATTTATGGCTCCGTCCCTGACAATTAAATACTGTAAAGCACCTACAATAGACC
This genomic stretch from Papaver somniferum cultivar HN1 chromosome 5, ASM357369v1, whole genome shotgun sequence harbors:
- the LOC113280123 gene encoding histone acetyltransferase HAC1-like, which encodes MEVIADSLLRNCYNSNGASMVSIHHSSLLKLKLDEEMANYLSLDQNHRADQRLKNTQQSTENSMSENSCQLCGAEELTYEPPPVNGVTRDISCVPAVPKERLQKKKNNEETDEWWVQCDKCKAWQHEICALFNGRRNDGKQQKYTCDECYIGEVERGERNPSPQTLGAKDLPKTRLSDHIEMRLFKCLTQDKQERAQLNGKSIDEIPGAESLTVRVVSSVDKMLEVNQRFLEIFQEENYPLEFPYKSKIILLFQEIEGVEVCLFGIQVQEYGSECQHPNERAVYISHLDSVKYFKPEIRTVSGEALRTFVYHEILIGYLEFCKLRGFTRCYIWACPPLKDDDCIFHCHPEIQKTPNSEKLREWFLAMLRKASKENIVIELTNIYEQFFISTGESKAKLTASRLPYFDGDFWPGAAGDIINQHHQEEAERRTLRNKGNTQKIMTKKVLKASAQAYTLANAAKDLLLMQKLGETICPKEDFIMVHLQHSCNHCGKLMVSGYRWVCISCNKFQLCDKCYGVEKKLEDKDKHPISSNDKHVFHPVEVRDVAENTEDKDEIQHSEFLDTRQSFLSLCRENHYQFNTLRRAKHSSMMVLYHLHNPTSFAFGSTCNVCQQYTEAGQIWRCGICRDYDVCNSCFQMDGGVNHPHKLTIHPSTAHGDAQTLGARKIRVLQFENMLDLLVHASQCRHKQCLYLDCRKVKGIFRHGIQCKVRAYGGCIRCKKMWCLIQVHARACKESECHVMRCRDLKEHLKRLQEQSDTRRRASVMEMIRKKAAEATVLNKMDNISVGEAVLDKMEEDYYYVAGVVVEKMGHLSVGEAVLDKMDEHHSTDDEWICV